One region of Ictalurus punctatus breed USDA103 chromosome 6, Coco_2.0, whole genome shotgun sequence genomic DNA includes:
- the ankrd44 gene encoding serine/threonine-protein phosphatase 6 regulatory ankyrin repeat subunit B isoform X4: MLIYKSEDINGLDTEKRTPLHAAAFLGDAEIIELLILSGARVNAKDNMWLTPLHRAVASRSEEAVLILIRHSADVNARDKNWQTPLHVAAANKALRCAELIIPMLSSVNVSDRGGRTALHHAALNGHTQMVNLLLAKGANINAFDKKDSRALHWAAYTGHLDVVCLLVEQGAEVSCKDKRGYTPLHAAASKGRIAVVKHLLSLSVEIDEANAFGNTALHVACVNGQDAVVSELIDHGANVSQPNNKGFTPLHFAAASTHGALCLEFLVNNGADVNVQSRDGKSPLHMTAVHGRFTRSQTLIQNGGEIDCVDKDGNTPLHIAARYGHELLINTLITSGADCTRRGIHGMFPLHLAALNAHADCCRKLLSSGFQIDTPDSLGRTCLHAAAAGGNVECVKLLLSSGADHNRTDKHGRTPLHYAAASRHFQCLETLVSCGTCIDATDQWGRSALHYAAASDLDRRRRVALEPESPGVQAEKEKEAALCLEFLLKSGATASLKDKQGYTAVHYAAAYGHRRCLELLLDREERNEDEGKDCLSTRSPLHLAAYHGHAQSLEVLLQGHCDVDQGDDVGRTALAFAALRGHTDCALTLLNHGASARCKDTVRRRTPVHLAVMNGHTPCVRLLLEDSDSADLVDAADSQGQTPLMLAVLGGHVDAVSLLLEREASIDTADNQGLTALHLGLLCGQEESVQCLLEQEASVLVGDRRGRSALHMAAARGHASCLSELLTVACAESPIPPLRDRHGYTPLHWACYYGHEGCVEVLLEQKGCRSFDGNPFTPLHCAVINDQESCATLLLDALGSEIVHCKDSKDRTPLHAAAFAGHVDCIHLLLAHDAPVDEVDQSGRSALMMAAERGAIGAVEALLTGANADLALTDRKGDTALHLACRSGKEECALFILEKLPDAALVNATNAALQTPLHLAARSGLKQTVQELLSRGASVQHSDENAPTLPLQAPC; encoded by the exons ATGCTCATCTACAAATCGGAGGACATCAATGGACTG gacaCAGAGAAGCGTACTCCGCTCCACGCGGCGGCGTTCCTCGGTGACGCGGAGATCATCGAGCTGCTCATCCTCTCTG GAGCTCGGGTCAACGCCAAAGACAACATGTGGCTGACTCCTCTTCACAGGGCCGTGGCGTCGCGGAGCGAG gAGGCGGTGCTCATACTGATCCGTCACTCGGCCGACGTGAACGCACGCGACAAGAACTGGCAGACGCCTCTTCACGTGGCCGCCGCCAATAAGGCTCTGCGTTGTGCCGAGCTCATCATCCCGATGTTGAGCAGCGTAAACGTGTCTGACCGCGGCGGTCGGACCGCCCTGCACCACGCCGCCCTCAACGGACACACCCAG ATGGTCAATCTGCTGCTGGCGAAGGGCGCCAATATTAACGCCTTCGACAAGAAGGACAGCCGTGCTCTTCACTGGGCGGCATACACGG GTCACTTAGATGTGGTGTGTCTGCTGGTGGAGCAGGGGGCGGAGGTCAGCTGTAAGGACAAGAGAGGATACACACCTCTTCATGCTGCCGCCTCTAAGGGACGGATCGCCGTGGTTAAACACCTGCTCAGCCTGTCTGTGGAG ATAGACGAAGCCAACGCGTTCGGGAACACGGCTCTGCACGTGGCGTGCGTTAACGGTCAGGATGCTGTGGTGAGTGAGCTGATCGACCACGGTGCTAACGTGAGTCAGCCCAACAACAAAGGCTTCACGCCTCTCCACTTCGCCGCCGCGTCCACGCACGGTGCCCTCTGCCTCGAGTTCCTGGTCAACAACGGCGCGGACGTCAACGTGCAG AGCCGAGATGGGAAGAGTCCCCTGCATATGACCGCGGTGCATGGGCGCTTTACTCGCTCGCAGACTCTCATTCAGAACG GCGGAGAGATCGACTGCGTGGATAAGGATGGAAACACTCCGTTACACATCGCCGCTCGTTATGGTCACGAACTCCTCATCAACACCTTAATCACCAGTGGGGCCGACtgcaccag AAGAGGAATCCATGGGATGTTTCCCCTGCACCTGGCAGCTCTAAACGCTCATGCTGACTGCTGCCGGAAACTTCTCTCCTCAG GCTTCCAGATCGACACCCCGGACAGCCTGGGCAGGACGTGTCTCCACGCGGCTGCTGCTGGAGG GAATGTTGAGTGTGTGAAGCTGTTGCTCAGCAGCGGAGCGGACCACAACCGCACGGACAAACATGGCAG GACTCCCCTCCACTATGCAGCTGCAAGTCGTCATTTTCAGTGCTTAGAGACTCTGGTGTCCTGCGGTACCTGTATTGATGCCACTGACCAGTGGGGGCGCTCTGCCCTGCACTACGCTGCTGCCTCTGACCTGGACAGGAG gcGACGTGTTGCCCTGGAGCCAGAGAGTCCTGGAGTGcaagcagagaaagagaaagaggcgGCTCT gtgcctTGAGTTCTTGTTGAAGAGTGGTGCCACTGCCTCACTGAAGGACAAACAGGGTTACACCGCCGTCCACTACGCTGCGGCCTACGGCCACAGACGCTGCCTGGAGCTG CTTCTGGATCGAGAGGAGCGAAATGAGGACGAAGGCAAGGACTGCCTCAGCACCCGGAGTCCGCTACATCTAGCC GCGTACCATGGCCATGCGCAGTCTCTGGAGGTGCTGCTACAGGGCCACTGCGATGTGGATCAGGGCGACGACGTGGGCCGCACCGCTCTCGCCTTCGCCGCCCTCAGGGGTCACACTGACTGTGCTCTGACGCTGCTGAACCACGGCGCTTCGGCACGCTGTAAAGACACGGTCCGCAGACGCACTCCCGTCCACCTTGCAG TGATGAATGGCCATACACCGTGCGTGCGCCTCCTGCTGGAAGACTCGGACAGCGCAGATCTGGTGGACGCAGCTGATTCTCAGGGACA gaccCCTCTGATGCTGGCAGTTCTGGGGGGTCATGTGGATGCTGTGTCTCTGCTGTTAGAGCGAGAGGCCAGTATAGACACAGCGGATAATCAGGGACTGACTGCACTTCACTTAGGG ttgCTGTGTGGTCAGGAAGAGTCTGTGCAGTGTCTTTTGGAGCAGGAGGCGTCGGTGTTGGTGGGTGACCGCAGGGGGCGCTCGGCGCTCCACATGGCTGCAGCGCGGGGTCACGCGTCCTGTCTTAGTGAACTGCTGACTGTGGCCTGTGCAGAGTCGCCCATCCCTCCTCTGAGAGATCGCCATGGATACACACCCCTACACTGGGCCTGCTACTACG gTCATGAGGGCTGTGTGGAGGTGCTGTTGGAGCAGAAAGGCTGTCGAAGTTTTGACGGGAACCCCTTCACCCCTCTGCATTGTGCTGT GATAAATGACCAGGAGTCCTGTGCAACTCTTCTCCTGGATGCATTAGGCTCAGAGATAGTTCACTGCAAGGACTCCaaggacag GACTCCTCTTCATGCCGCTGCTTTCGCGGGCCACGTGGACTGTATTCATCTGCTCCTTGCCCACGATGCTCCCGTGGATGAGGTGGACCAATCGGGGCGCAGCGCGCTCATGATGGCGGCAGAGAGGGGGGCGATCGGAGCTGTAG AGGCTCTCCTCACCGGTGCGAACGCGGACCTCGCTCTGACGGACCGAAAAGGCGACACCGCGCTGCACCTGGCGTGCAGAAGT GGAAAAGAAGAGTGCGCTCTGTTCATTTTGGAGAAACTTCCGGACGCTGCCCTCGTCAACGCCACGAACGCCGCGCTGCAGAC tccccTCCACCTCGCAGCTCGCAGCGGGCTGAAGCAGACCGTGCAGGAGCTGCTGTCGCGCGGTGCCAGCGTGCAGCATTCGGACGAGAACG CTCCGACGCTCCCTCTCCAGGCACCCTGTTGA
- the ankrd44 gene encoding serine/threonine-protein phosphatase 6 regulatory ankyrin repeat subunit B isoform X2 yields MIITLVWPALVQAIFNGDPEEIRMLIYKSEDINGLDTEKRTPLHAAAFLGDAEIIELLILSGARVNAKDNMWLTPLHRAVASRSEEAVLILIRHSADVNARDKNWQTPLHVAAANKALRCAELIIPMLSSVNVSDRGGRTALHHAALNGHTQMVNLLLAKGANINAFDKKDSRALHWAAYTGHLDVVCLLVEQGAEVSCKDKRGYTPLHAAASKGRIAVVKHLLSLSVEIDEANAFGNTALHVACVNGQDAVVSELIDHGANVSQPNNKGFTPLHFAAASTHGALCLEFLVNNGADVNVQSRDGKSPLHMTAVHGRFTRSQTLIQNGGEIDCVDKDGNTPLHIAARYGHELLINTLITSGADCTRRGIHGMFPLHLAALNAHADCCRKLLSSGFQIDTPDSLGRTCLHAAAAGGNVECVKLLLSSGADHNRTDKHGRTPLHYAAASRHFQCLETLVSCGTCIDATDQWGRSALHYAAASDLDRRRRVALEPESPGVQAEKEKEAALCLEFLLKSGATASLKDKQGYTAVHYAAAYGHRRCLELLLDREERNEDEGKDCLSTRSPLHLAAYHGHAQSLEVLLQGHCDVDQGDDVGRTALAFAALRGHTDCALTLLNHGASARCKDTVRRRTPVHLAVMNGHTPCVRLLLEDSDSADLVDAADSQGQTPLMLAVLGGHVDAVSLLLEREASIDTADNQGLTALHLGLLCGQEESVQCLLEQEASVLVGDRRGRSALHMAAARGHASCLSELLTVACAESPIPPLRDRHGYTPLHWACYYGHEGCVEVLLEQKGCRSFDGNPFTPLHCAVINDQESCATLLLDALGSEIVHCKDSKDRTPLHAAAFAGHVDCIHLLLAHDAPVDEVDQSGRSALMMAAERGAIGAVEALLTGANADLALTDRKGDTALHLACRSGKEECALFILEKLPDAALVNATNAALQTPLHLAARSGLKQTVQELLSRGASVQHSDENAPTLPLQAPC; encoded by the exons ATGATTATCACCCTCGTGTGG CCGGCTCTGGTCCAAGCCATCTTCAATGGAGACCCTGAGGAGATCCGCATGCTCATCTACAAATCGGAGGACATCAATGGACTG gacaCAGAGAAGCGTACTCCGCTCCACGCGGCGGCGTTCCTCGGTGACGCGGAGATCATCGAGCTGCTCATCCTCTCTG GAGCTCGGGTCAACGCCAAAGACAACATGTGGCTGACTCCTCTTCACAGGGCCGTGGCGTCGCGGAGCGAG gAGGCGGTGCTCATACTGATCCGTCACTCGGCCGACGTGAACGCACGCGACAAGAACTGGCAGACGCCTCTTCACGTGGCCGCCGCCAATAAGGCTCTGCGTTGTGCCGAGCTCATCATCCCGATGTTGAGCAGCGTAAACGTGTCTGACCGCGGCGGTCGGACCGCCCTGCACCACGCCGCCCTCAACGGACACACCCAG ATGGTCAATCTGCTGCTGGCGAAGGGCGCCAATATTAACGCCTTCGACAAGAAGGACAGCCGTGCTCTTCACTGGGCGGCATACACGG GTCACTTAGATGTGGTGTGTCTGCTGGTGGAGCAGGGGGCGGAGGTCAGCTGTAAGGACAAGAGAGGATACACACCTCTTCATGCTGCCGCCTCTAAGGGACGGATCGCCGTGGTTAAACACCTGCTCAGCCTGTCTGTGGAG ATAGACGAAGCCAACGCGTTCGGGAACACGGCTCTGCACGTGGCGTGCGTTAACGGTCAGGATGCTGTGGTGAGTGAGCTGATCGACCACGGTGCTAACGTGAGTCAGCCCAACAACAAAGGCTTCACGCCTCTCCACTTCGCCGCCGCGTCCACGCACGGTGCCCTCTGCCTCGAGTTCCTGGTCAACAACGGCGCGGACGTCAACGTGCAG AGCCGAGATGGGAAGAGTCCCCTGCATATGACCGCGGTGCATGGGCGCTTTACTCGCTCGCAGACTCTCATTCAGAACG GCGGAGAGATCGACTGCGTGGATAAGGATGGAAACACTCCGTTACACATCGCCGCTCGTTATGGTCACGAACTCCTCATCAACACCTTAATCACCAGTGGGGCCGACtgcaccag AAGAGGAATCCATGGGATGTTTCCCCTGCACCTGGCAGCTCTAAACGCTCATGCTGACTGCTGCCGGAAACTTCTCTCCTCAG GCTTCCAGATCGACACCCCGGACAGCCTGGGCAGGACGTGTCTCCACGCGGCTGCTGCTGGAGG GAATGTTGAGTGTGTGAAGCTGTTGCTCAGCAGCGGAGCGGACCACAACCGCACGGACAAACATGGCAG GACTCCCCTCCACTATGCAGCTGCAAGTCGTCATTTTCAGTGCTTAGAGACTCTGGTGTCCTGCGGTACCTGTATTGATGCCACTGACCAGTGGGGGCGCTCTGCCCTGCACTACGCTGCTGCCTCTGACCTGGACAGGAG gcGACGTGTTGCCCTGGAGCCAGAGAGTCCTGGAGTGcaagcagagaaagagaaagaggcgGCTCT gtgcctTGAGTTCTTGTTGAAGAGTGGTGCCACTGCCTCACTGAAGGACAAACAGGGTTACACCGCCGTCCACTACGCTGCGGCCTACGGCCACAGACGCTGCCTGGAGCTG CTTCTGGATCGAGAGGAGCGAAATGAGGACGAAGGCAAGGACTGCCTCAGCACCCGGAGTCCGCTACATCTAGCC GCGTACCATGGCCATGCGCAGTCTCTGGAGGTGCTGCTACAGGGCCACTGCGATGTGGATCAGGGCGACGACGTGGGCCGCACCGCTCTCGCCTTCGCCGCCCTCAGGGGTCACACTGACTGTGCTCTGACGCTGCTGAACCACGGCGCTTCGGCACGCTGTAAAGACACGGTCCGCAGACGCACTCCCGTCCACCTTGCAG TGATGAATGGCCATACACCGTGCGTGCGCCTCCTGCTGGAAGACTCGGACAGCGCAGATCTGGTGGACGCAGCTGATTCTCAGGGACA gaccCCTCTGATGCTGGCAGTTCTGGGGGGTCATGTGGATGCTGTGTCTCTGCTGTTAGAGCGAGAGGCCAGTATAGACACAGCGGATAATCAGGGACTGACTGCACTTCACTTAGGG ttgCTGTGTGGTCAGGAAGAGTCTGTGCAGTGTCTTTTGGAGCAGGAGGCGTCGGTGTTGGTGGGTGACCGCAGGGGGCGCTCGGCGCTCCACATGGCTGCAGCGCGGGGTCACGCGTCCTGTCTTAGTGAACTGCTGACTGTGGCCTGTGCAGAGTCGCCCATCCCTCCTCTGAGAGATCGCCATGGATACACACCCCTACACTGGGCCTGCTACTACG gTCATGAGGGCTGTGTGGAGGTGCTGTTGGAGCAGAAAGGCTGTCGAAGTTTTGACGGGAACCCCTTCACCCCTCTGCATTGTGCTGT GATAAATGACCAGGAGTCCTGTGCAACTCTTCTCCTGGATGCATTAGGCTCAGAGATAGTTCACTGCAAGGACTCCaaggacag GACTCCTCTTCATGCCGCTGCTTTCGCGGGCCACGTGGACTGTATTCATCTGCTCCTTGCCCACGATGCTCCCGTGGATGAGGTGGACCAATCGGGGCGCAGCGCGCTCATGATGGCGGCAGAGAGGGGGGCGATCGGAGCTGTAG AGGCTCTCCTCACCGGTGCGAACGCGGACCTCGCTCTGACGGACCGAAAAGGCGACACCGCGCTGCACCTGGCGTGCAGAAGT GGAAAAGAAGAGTGCGCTCTGTTCATTTTGGAGAAACTTCCGGACGCTGCCCTCGTCAACGCCACGAACGCCGCGCTGCAGAC tccccTCCACCTCGCAGCTCGCAGCGGGCTGAAGCAGACCGTGCAGGAGCTGCTGTCGCGCGGTGCCAGCGTGCAGCATTCGGACGAGAACG CTCCGACGCTCCCTCTCCAGGCACCCTGTTGA